aatatttcttttttgccaCTCCTCCTGATCAAACACTTTAGGGGGGGCAGAAGATGGGtgatatttttccattaaatacAGATAGTAGCGGGCTACCAGGGGACAGAGGGGCTAATATACCATACCCACTCCTTAACAGCATTACTTTCTTATTaatgttttcttcaaaaaaagatattttatagcTCATTTATGAGTTTCCCTTTAAATAGCTTATGGCAATTTATCACCACATCGAATAGtgtcatttttaacaaaatcataattttgtttgtttgtttgtatttaaaacTGAGTGTAAGAGCCCTGAGACAGTttaccataaaatataaaggaatcaATAACGAAGTACATTTTATCTCGATCtaaccaaggttaatataatgtatttcaattaaccttgGATCTAAAGAACTTTCAATCGTATTAACCAGACAATATTTACACGTATTCAATGTTGAAATTGTTTAGtagcattttttatattttgtgaattaacttgtttttttttatttgttaatattccTGGAATTTTTCAGACCTCCATATACCCCATTATTCGATCCATGATAATCTTTCTGGTCatattatgcataaaaataaaaagaacagtCCGatgaacttattttattatagaaaaaatataattaaccatGTATAATGATGAACTTATTTAAGCGTgtagttttcaaaataaatcattagtCGGCATGATTGCCAATATAGTTAGCTAATTTAATtcagcatttaaaaattaattctttaatttcaagCTATGATTGATCATGTTgttttcaaggttaatagaaatatactttatattaaccttggttgTTTTGAAGTAGAGTTCATTACATTTCTAAAttccgaaaaatatattttttaaaagtttttcattgTATATGTATTCTGTTGGGGTCATTTTAATCCCCATCATTTCATTTCGATCTATTAAAATCACATGGGTATTATGTATTTAGGAGTTACTTAAACTGTGggaattagaaattgaaatttataatggcccaaataatatttacctattagttatttatactaaaatattcaaaatttagacCACTAATATGTAGATCCTCtatgtaatattcaattattgcaatgtCCTCATctcaagtactgtaaatccttcatttaaaatgagccatcttattttatgtttgcaACTTATACAACtatcttatacaagttacagcttacaaattgatataattaaaatatatatgtacacatatatatatatattcatttatttaaacgTATCgtcaattattaaagaatacaaaaagcAACTTTTTAAGAGGatacaaaaaatggatttttattaaaatatatttctatggaACATAACAGAACGAATTTTTGAAGTGGAAAAATCATACGATTTCAAATAAACTCGAAAGATTAAACTCTTTGGACATAAACTTCCTATGAAGTTGCAACTTCTTCTCAGatacaaggaaaaaataaaccatataGAGGTATAGGAACTCacgactaaaaaaaaacacgattgGAAAGATGAATTTGGTGGAGTTTaagagagaaatatatataaaccctATTTATCTCGAGTTTCTAAACCAAACATATGTGAATCCAAATGACGAAACAGTCGTCTGTAATCGAATTCATCTTCATTGCTGAGCTCTCTTAACTTATCATCACATTTTACAATGTGTTTTCTATTTGAATCCtgtagatttcttttttttatgtatacccAAACCTTTCGAACTACATCACGTCTCGAGAGTTTCCTCACTCCCCCACAAAGACTACTAAGCGTCGGCGACAATCTTTTCAACTTCTGAATGATTggttttttgactttattttctttcgaattgatttgagacttttttgtctttttaacaACATTGTATTTGGGATCCTTTAACTTTCGTGGTTTTTTAGAAGAGGGATCTACTAAAGTTGCCTCTTCAGGCTCTGACTCACTGATATCCTCATTTTCTGATTCTCcactttttttgagaatatccaTTCTAGTAAGAAATTCCAAAGATCTTCTTAACCGTTTATTAAGAAGGGCAATATCATTCGAGTCCACGTCATAGTTGTTCAGTATAAAGAGGAGAATATTAAGCTGAGAAGCTTCAGCTCCTTCTAGACATATAAGGGCTTTTTGCACGGCTGAATTAAGATCAGGAAATCTTTGTCTAACAATTTGAGTCTCATTTTGTGTTAATGCAGCCTTCACTGTTTGTATAACATGATTGGACAGTCCGGGAGcagagttttttttagaaataggcGGATGTGGACGAAGAGGCGTAGGGGGAAGTAATGAGGCCTCCGGCGAAGGAACctctatattattttctttttggattaaGTTATCGTTGCAAAGAGTGCACTTGCAGTTGTTTTTACATTGCTTAAGTTTGTGAAATAATGAGCTGGAAAAGGAAAGGAGAGGAATGAAACGAAATGAAATGGAGATgagttataaataagaataaaatacttaaaccaatgtaatataataaatatataaataatataaagtgtACCTTAGTGAAGCGCCATCGTATTGGATGGATTCTTTCCAATTGGAGTCGATTGT
The sequence above is drawn from the Lepeophtheirus salmonis chromosome 5, UVic_Lsal_1.4, whole genome shotgun sequence genome and encodes:
- the LOC121117998 gene encoding uncharacterized protein, which produces MNDGDRWLATTRMGKEPLKKRGKAPPARKVKNKKKILVGRRSFPSKFNDLLPRELEVTCGDAVAIWHSQRFKRGHKSKCILYMESWISPLRFYNMTKRTIDSNWKESIQYDGASLSSLFHKLKQCKNNCKCTLCNDNLIQKENNIEVPSPEASLLPPTPLRPHPPISKKNSAPGLSNHVIQTVKAALTQNETQIVRQRFPDLNSAVQKALICLEGAEASQLNILLFILNNYDVDSNDIALLNKRLRRSLEFLTRMDILKKSGESENEDISESEPEEATLVDPSSKKPRKLKDPKYNVVKKTKKSQINSKENKVKKPIIQKLKRLSPTLSSLCGGVRKLSRRDVVRKVWVYIKKRNLQDSNRKHIVKCDDKLRELSNEDEFDYRRLFRHLDSHMFGLETRDK